A portion of the Bifidobacterium lemurum genome contains these proteins:
- the glyA gene encoding serine hydroxymethyltransferase, with the protein MAEPTLAQTPTDMFNAPIADADPEIAAILDAELHRQQDGLEMIASENFVPRSVLQCQGSVLTNKYAEGYPGRRYYGGCEQVDRIETIARERAKALFGAEYANVQPHSGAQANAAVYQALVKPGDTVLGLALDHGGHLTHGMKINFSGRFYHAEAYEVNPETFRIDPEIIRRRALETRPAMIIGGWSAYPRIEDFKAMKEIADEVGAKFWVDMAHFAGLVAAGLHPSPVPYADVVSSTAHKTFGGPRSGFILAKEEYGKKLNSAVFPGQQGGPLMHVIAGKAVSFKVAGTDEFKNRMARTLEGAKILAERLTADDVKANGISVLTGGTDVHLVMVDLRNSEMDGQQGENLLAQCGITINRNTVPFDPRPASVASGLRIGTSALATRGFGAKEYEEVADIIGTALAAGVSADVEALKARVDKLAEDFPLYPGLDQIH; encoded by the coding sequence CCCACCCTCGCGCAGACCCCGACCGATATGTTCAATGCGCCCATCGCCGACGCCGATCCCGAAATCGCCGCGATTCTCGACGCCGAATTGCACCGCCAGCAGGACGGTCTGGAGATGATCGCCTCGGAGAACTTCGTGCCGCGCTCCGTATTGCAATGCCAGGGATCCGTGCTCACCAACAAATACGCCGAAGGCTATCCGGGTCGCCGCTACTACGGCGGCTGCGAGCAGGTCGACAGAATCGAGACCATCGCGCGCGAACGCGCCAAAGCCCTGTTCGGCGCCGAATACGCCAACGTGCAGCCGCATTCGGGCGCGCAGGCCAACGCGGCCGTCTACCAGGCGCTCGTCAAACCCGGCGACACCGTGCTCGGCCTCGCGCTCGACCACGGCGGCCACCTGACCCACGGCATGAAGATCAACTTCTCCGGCCGCTTCTACCACGCCGAAGCCTACGAAGTGAACCCCGAGACCTTCCGCATCGATCCGGAGATCATCCGCCGGCGCGCGCTCGAAACCCGCCCCGCCATGATCATCGGCGGATGGAGCGCCTACCCGCGCATCGAGGACTTCAAAGCCATGAAGGAGATCGCCGACGAGGTGGGCGCGAAGTTCTGGGTCGACATGGCCCACTTCGCCGGACTGGTCGCCGCAGGCCTGCATCCTAGTCCCGTGCCCTACGCGGACGTGGTCAGCTCCACCGCGCATAAGACCTTCGGCGGCCCGCGTTCCGGCTTCATCCTCGCCAAGGAGGAGTACGGCAAGAAGCTCAACTCCGCCGTGTTCCCCGGCCAGCAGGGCGGTCCGCTGATGCATGTGATCGCCGGCAAGGCCGTCAGCTTCAAGGTGGCCGGCACCGACGAGTTCAAGAACCGCATGGCCCGCACCCTCGAAGGCGCGAAGATCCTCGCCGAACGCCTCACCGCCGACGATGTGAAGGCCAACGGCATCAGCGTGCTCACCGGCGGCACCGACGTGCATCTGGTGATGGTGGACCTGCGCAACTCCGAAATGGACGGCCAGCAGGGCGAGAACCTGCTCGCCCAGTGCGGCATCACCATCAACCGCAACACCGTGCCCTTCGACCCGCGCCCGGCCTCGGTCGCCTCCGGCCTGCGCATCGGCACCAGCGCACTCGCCACCCGTGGCTTCGGAGCCAAGGAATACGAGGAGGTCGCCGACATCATCGGCACCGCCCTCGCCGCCGGCGTCTCGGCCGACGTGGAGGCTCTCAAAGCCCGCGTCGACAAGCTCGCCGAGGACTTCCCGCTGTATCCCGGACTCGACCAGATCCACTGA